From one Stieleria sp. JC731 genomic stretch:
- a CDS encoding helix-turn-helix domain-containing protein — protein MNDSDIVIPNGSHLSSLRKSCGLTQADLAKETGYSVRLIGKTEQGQGVRYSSLIAIATTLSRKGATVSASELCSDPEAIVRQFVEAYRLHEENMVEKIRHLLSPDLEVFIAGDEARIPFAGTYSGPDGLQEFWNRFFGLLERPDKNALNLTYYTNANEVVAYGTERGRIRGTIADDPTWLSLLFRIEDGLIVRFEDYFDTATAQFHVDQFRKGIQQWREGDDESLR, from the coding sequence ATGAATGATTCCGATATCGTTATTCCAAATGGAAGTCATCTTTCGAGCCTGCGGAAATCGTGCGGCCTAACGCAGGCGGACCTCGCAAAAGAAACGGGCTACTCCGTTCGATTGATCGGGAAAACCGAACAGGGGCAAGGTGTCAGATATTCGAGCTTGATCGCCATCGCGACGACACTTAGCCGAAAAGGGGCAACCGTTTCTGCGTCAGAGCTTTGCAGCGATCCCGAAGCGATCGTTCGCCAGTTTGTGGAAGCGTATCGGCTGCACGAAGAAAATATGGTGGAAAAGATTCGTCACCTCCTAAGCCCTGACTTGGAGGTTTTTATTGCCGGTGACGAAGCTCGCATACCGTTCGCTGGGACCTACTCTGGGCCTGACGGACTTCAGGAGTTCTGGAACAGATTCTTTGGGTTGTTGGAGCGTCCCGATAAGAACGCATTGAATCTGACGTATTACACCAACGCCAACGAAGTCGTCGCGTATGGAACCGAACGTGGGCGTATTCGAGGAACCATTGCTGACGACCCGACGTGGCTATCGCTGCTGTTTCGTATCGAAGACGGGCTGATTGTGCGATTCGAAGACTACTTCGATACGGCGACAGCCCAGTTCCACGTCGACCAATTCCGAAAAGGCATCCAGCAGTGGCGGGAAGGTGATGACGAAAGTCTACGGTGA
- a CDS encoding DUF6923 family protein, with protein MWQSPLLIDNWNLKANWSVKMRFALIALLVTSISACTANAGTILYGFDEASDQLIEIDPNTGVSTAIGWLGFGRIGDIAVSSNGTIYGAKYDTDELVRINRSTGTASIVGSFGGFTNVIGLAFDSAGTLYGIDDGTDSLITIDTATGAGTAVTTVANTNIGSLAFAQNGTLFAGDFIDGNLLTIDPLSGALSTVGAFGISGAQFQTLSFDANGVLYSADPISDSLFTIDTMTGAATSIGPLGFSAVTALSFASVPEPSTASCAGILALCFSLHRKRRRN; from the coding sequence ATGTGGCAGTCACCACTGCTCATTGACAACTGGAATTTAAAAGCCAACTGGAGCGTTAAAATGCGTTTTGCCTTGATCGCGTTGCTTGTCACATCGATTTCCGCGTGCACCGCAAACGCTGGCACCATTTTGTACGGGTTTGATGAGGCTTCCGATCAGTTGATCGAAATTGATCCGAACACCGGCGTGAGTACGGCGATCGGCTGGCTTGGCTTTGGCAGGATCGGTGACATTGCGGTTTCGTCAAACGGCACGATTTATGGGGCGAAGTACGACACTGATGAACTGGTCAGGATCAATCGATCAACGGGAACAGCGTCGATCGTTGGTAGCTTCGGCGGCTTCACCAATGTCATTGGTTTGGCTTTCGATAGCGCCGGGACGCTCTATGGAATCGATGACGGTACCGACAGCCTCATCACCATCGATACTGCAACAGGCGCAGGGACGGCGGTCACGACGGTTGCCAACACCAATATTGGATCGCTCGCCTTCGCACAAAACGGAACACTCTTCGCCGGCGACTTCATCGACGGAAACCTGTTAACGATTGACCCATTGTCTGGAGCGTTGTCAACAGTCGGAGCATTCGGTATCAGCGGTGCGCAGTTCCAAACGCTCTCGTTCGATGCAAACGGGGTTCTGTACTCCGCCGACCCCATCAGCGACAGCCTCTTTACGATCGACACCATGACCGGTGCGGCAACCAGCATTGGGCCACTCGGATTTTCCGCAGTGACGGCGCTGTCTTTCGCTTCCGTTCCCGAACCCTCGACAGCCAGTTGCGCCGGAATCCTTGCTCTCTGCTTCAGCCTGCATCGAAAACGTCGCAGGAATTGA
- a CDS encoding protein kinase domain-containing protein, whose translation MPEQTIELERLNGKPRHRVRLTVTDGPHRGRTWVFAHPVEIVIGRETPSNLVLNQERAFSREHAKIVVDPPSIEIFDLDSRNGTYVNGIRLAQATLADGDRFGVGETALAVEVIDDAPDDGTLILDAASQPTPLTLPKTEREEPASIAGTFAETRNTGPRQTTPNNTAKENVVVNLAETIDSDAASPSDFDFSEGHGDLTETSLADRFAVGQVIGTYSLDEIIGSGGMASVFRASHRRSGEQFAIKLIRSDLDETDKRMQLFVREATMLTQMRHPRIVEAFELGIHGRSPYLVMEFIENQDLLALIDSQSEKQKRRTAIWVIGRVLEALHYLHSKGVVHRDIKPGNILAYKEAHRLQVKLADFGLAKLFLDSGLSGLTSEKSLRGTLAYMSPEHFHRSVDAGPEEDLFSCGATLFRLLTSSLPNMVFRPDETLEILHESPLPSPLKQLIHRSIHPDKTKRFRSVEEFVKALKSARDPQ comes from the coding sequence ATGCCTGAACAGACGATCGAACTGGAGCGTTTAAACGGAAAGCCGCGTCACCGAGTCCGCTTGACGGTGACCGACGGTCCGCATCGTGGCCGCACGTGGGTGTTCGCTCATCCTGTAGAAATCGTGATCGGTCGCGAAACTCCATCAAATTTGGTGCTCAACCAAGAACGGGCGTTCTCGCGTGAACATGCCAAGATCGTTGTCGATCCGCCCTCGATCGAAATCTTTGACCTCGATTCTCGCAACGGTACTTACGTCAACGGGATCCGGCTCGCGCAAGCGACACTGGCCGATGGCGATCGTTTTGGTGTTGGCGAAACTGCACTTGCGGTTGAAGTGATTGATGACGCCCCCGACGATGGCACTTTGATTCTTGACGCCGCTTCACAGCCGACGCCACTAACCTTACCAAAAACAGAACGCGAAGAACCCGCTTCGATTGCTGGCACCTTCGCCGAGACAAGGAATACGGGGCCACGACAAACAACTCCGAATAACACTGCAAAGGAAAATGTGGTGGTCAATCTTGCCGAGACAATCGATTCGGACGCGGCGTCACCTTCGGACTTTGATTTTTCTGAAGGCCATGGCGATCTGACCGAAACATCGTTGGCGGATCGCTTTGCCGTCGGACAGGTCATCGGAACCTACAGTCTTGACGAAATCATTGGCAGCGGCGGAATGGCAAGCGTGTTCCGCGCATCACACCGAAGAAGCGGCGAGCAGTTCGCTATCAAACTTATTCGCAGCGACCTAGACGAGACCGACAAACGCATGCAGCTATTCGTCCGCGAAGCGACGATGTTGACCCAGATGCGTCACCCAAGAATCGTCGAAGCGTTCGAATTGGGCATTCATGGACGCAGTCCTTATCTGGTGATGGAATTCATTGAGAATCAAGATCTTCTTGCGTTGATCGATTCTCAATCCGAAAAGCAAAAACGTCGAACAGCAATTTGGGTCATCGGACGTGTTCTCGAAGCCTTGCACTATCTGCATTCCAAAGGCGTCGTCCACCGAGACATCAAACCTGGCAATATCCTTGCTTACAAAGAAGCCCATCGCCTGCAAGTTAAACTCGCTGACTTTGGGCTCGCAAAGCTGTTTCTCGATTCAGGTTTAAGCGGATTAACAAGCGAAAAGTCGCTACGCGGCACACTCGCCTACATGTCGCCAGAACACTTCCATCGCTCGGTTGATGCCGGCCCTGAAGAGGACCTATTCTCCTGCGGCGCAACACTCTTTCGATTATTGACGTCCAGCCTTCCCAATATGGTGTTCCGCCCAGACGAAACTCTCGAAATCCTTCATGAGTCGCCGCTTCCTAGTCCGCTGAAACAGCTGATCCATCGATCAATTCACCCTGACAAAACGAAGCGTTTCCGATCGGTAGAGGAATTTGTCAAAGCACTCAAATCTGCTCGAGATCCGCAATAG
- a CDS encoding serine/threonine-protein kinase produces MRKSMQRDSESQCKTLVPFDVLQDTCKEFSLEWETGDQPDLPSYVLKVAKDDQPTLLRNLLDYEISKRRELGESPKVENYLRLLPGHSEIVMQVFQEWDASREHKTLSTTKELRHNFVPASRLGEFRLIKEIGRGGMGVVYEAVHATKGYRVALKALPKVSPDALHRFKREFRSVSEVNHPNLVGLHSLESDGGQFFITMDLIVGVDFLSWVRPGGHFNEGRMRQALPQLVSAIVALHGRDIVHRDLKPSNVKVTLDGHLIVLDFGLVVDLAGTNSSLAELAGTPEYMAPEQKLPEQKYPEQKLPEEGFEIAVAPSVDWYAVGVMLFEGFTGKLPFRSAKRWNALQLKNEHDAPPIADEHNIPDDLASLCQQLLSREPQDRPDPLSIAKLVEADLSDHSRRADTSEQLIGRENQLAQFADAKQCFEQTGEQLTVFISGKSGEGKTTIAERFIASFDQTSAVVLGGRCYDRESVPFKALDSFVGALVQHLLSMTSDVVTNMLPDDIGILAQVFPELNRSDVVASIPQDSLDGFDQQQVRARAFNAMRILLQRISQRSKLILFIDDLQWGDEDSAKALFEILRPEDAPRILFLGSYRSDEATDSPFLTEWHNLQRVNEVRLDERIVHLEAFTFEQSKQLMQCQQQLSDETVEQLANQFHDQTGGNPFLLTELLSCFNPQENSFDISDINDVLDQKLSPLPAEARPLLETISVSGQALDASEAVAAIGLSGSCDDTLIAMRKSRLLRLIGNKIDTYHDRIRYAIVDRLGSQHRQQLHVKLAQVIESLDGGLSDEEVQTISEEGSLDQPRLISRVYDLAYHWDASGNHTRALAYGLAAAAQASSQYAFDVAANQYALASRNASAASEITRYRISRGRGEVLMMIAHYDQAAQELDCALPLAPTPHDIADVIGLQGVLARSAGMIGKSIEHLEDAIGRVGVPVPRTFLGLGYETAKEVFVQAYHTALPRRLHRRPHSQSSDLCNWLLGQIEYCYYVNSVPRLIWASMVGLNRAEKVPESSSLALQYIVHANDMAVLGWHKRAERYYQAAADLSNRLNDRRLAAVTVSHHSLGNFAAADFKDGVTKARKAIIQLSRLGDAFEAHAAQIFLSLNLYHLGDLAAATKAAEEELQSCLRHEHHYMGSIAHSILMRSSRGQYPLERYANAFPDAPGHWVARITSLMAEGYWCQANEQTETSVAKFDEAWEICKTYQCLTTFNFSIAGDRATAIRHHAETLEAAGEDSREVRRKWRQAAKSANRLSWILAPQRPQALREMGLIYASTGRTKKALHYLSRSCIVAEKQNARYEYLVSKVLQRQLERDQGKSVPETEIGNLRQEIEAIHVSISDAVAISSQGFRTQ; encoded by the coding sequence ATGCGAAAATCTATGCAGCGAGACAGCGAATCGCAATGTAAAACACTTGTCCCATTCGACGTTTTGCAGGACACATGCAAAGAATTCAGTCTTGAATGGGAAACAGGCGATCAACCGGACCTCCCCTCGTATGTTCTAAAGGTTGCCAAGGATGATCAACCGACGCTGTTGCGGAATCTTTTAGATTACGAAATCAGCAAACGACGAGAACTTGGTGAGTCACCCAAAGTCGAAAACTACCTTCGGCTGTTGCCCGGACATTCCGAAATCGTGATGCAAGTTTTCCAAGAATGGGATGCTTCGCGCGAGCATAAAACATTGTCGACGACGAAAGAGCTAAGGCACAACTTCGTCCCTGCGTCGAGACTCGGCGAATTTCGATTAATCAAAGAAATTGGTCGCGGCGGGATGGGGGTTGTCTATGAAGCGGTCCACGCCACAAAAGGCTACCGCGTTGCATTGAAGGCGTTGCCGAAAGTAAGCCCGGATGCACTGCACCGTTTCAAACGAGAATTCCGCTCCGTATCGGAAGTCAATCATCCCAACCTCGTCGGCCTTCACAGCCTAGAGAGTGATGGCGGGCAGTTTTTCATCACGATGGATTTAATCGTCGGTGTCGACTTTCTCTCTTGGGTACGCCCCGGCGGTCACTTCAACGAAGGTCGCATGCGGCAGGCGTTGCCACAACTGGTTTCAGCGATTGTCGCGTTGCACGGCCGGGATATTGTTCACCGCGACCTCAAACCATCGAATGTGAAGGTAACCCTCGATGGGCATCTGATCGTTCTCGATTTTGGATTGGTCGTCGACTTAGCCGGAACAAACTCGTCACTGGCGGAACTCGCTGGCACGCCAGAGTATATGGCGCCCGAGCAGAAGCTCCCTGAGCAAAAATACCCCGAGCAGAAGCTCCCGGAGGAAGGTTTCGAAATTGCGGTCGCCCCATCGGTTGACTGGTACGCCGTCGGAGTCATGCTCTTCGAAGGATTCACAGGGAAGCTTCCGTTCCGATCAGCAAAACGCTGGAACGCATTGCAATTAAAAAACGAGCATGATGCTCCGCCGATTGCTGACGAACACAACATCCCCGATGATCTCGCTTCGCTCTGCCAACAACTGCTTTCGCGCGAGCCCCAGGACAGACCTGATCCGCTTTCCATCGCAAAACTCGTCGAAGCTGACCTTTCAGATCATTCACGACGCGCCGACACATCGGAACAACTCATCGGACGAGAAAATCAGCTGGCTCAATTTGCGGACGCCAAGCAATGTTTTGAACAGACCGGTGAACAGCTGACAGTCTTTATCAGTGGCAAATCTGGTGAAGGGAAAACGACCATTGCCGAACGCTTTATAGCGAGCTTTGATCAGACTTCGGCGGTAGTGCTGGGCGGCCGATGCTACGATCGCGAATCTGTCCCTTTCAAAGCGTTGGACAGCTTCGTCGGTGCACTGGTTCAACATCTGCTTTCGATGACTTCGGACGTGGTCACCAACATGCTTCCTGATGACATCGGCATCCTTGCACAGGTCTTTCCAGAACTTAACCGAAGTGACGTTGTTGCCTCAATTCCGCAAGATTCGCTCGACGGGTTCGATCAACAGCAGGTCAGGGCCCGCGCTTTCAACGCGATGCGGATTCTCCTGCAACGCATTTCGCAGCGTAGCAAGTTAATTCTCTTCATCGACGATTTGCAGTGGGGCGATGAAGACAGCGCGAAAGCCTTGTTTGAAATCCTTCGTCCTGAAGATGCCCCACGGATCTTGTTTCTAGGAAGTTACCGATCCGACGAAGCGACAGATAGCCCTTTTTTGACCGAGTGGCACAACCTCCAACGAGTCAACGAAGTCCGGCTCGACGAGCGGATAGTCCACTTGGAGGCATTCACGTTCGAACAGTCAAAGCAGTTAATGCAATGCCAACAACAGCTTTCTGATGAAACCGTTGAACAGCTGGCAAATCAATTTCACGATCAAACCGGTGGCAACCCTTTCTTGCTGACAGAGCTGTTGAGCTGCTTCAACCCACAGGAGAACTCTTTCGACATTTCTGACATCAACGATGTGCTGGATCAGAAACTTTCACCGCTCCCAGCCGAAGCTCGCCCGCTTCTCGAGACAATTTCTGTATCAGGGCAAGCGTTGGACGCTTCCGAAGCCGTCGCCGCGATCGGGTTGTCAGGCTCCTGCGATGACACCTTGATCGCAATGCGAAAGTCTCGCTTGTTGCGTCTCATCGGGAACAAGATCGATACCTACCACGACCGTATTCGTTATGCAATTGTAGATCGTCTTGGCTCACAACATCGCCAACAGCTCCACGTAAAGCTGGCTCAGGTGATTGAGTCGCTTGATGGTGGGTTGTCGGATGAAGAGGTCCAAACGATTTCCGAGGAAGGCTCACTCGACCAACCTCGACTGATCTCGCGAGTTTACGACTTAGCGTACCACTGGGATGCCTCGGGTAATCACACACGTGCTCTCGCCTATGGCTTGGCAGCGGCAGCGCAAGCAAGTTCACAGTACGCGTTCGATGTCGCGGCGAACCAATATGCATTGGCAAGCCGAAACGCTTCAGCGGCTTCCGAAATAACTCGATACCGAATTTCGCGAGGACGTGGCGAAGTCCTGATGATGATCGCACATTACGATCAAGCAGCTCAGGAATTGGATTGTGCATTGCCGTTGGCTCCGACTCCCCATGACATTGCCGATGTCATTGGTCTACAAGGCGTGCTCGCACGTAGTGCAGGAATGATCGGCAAAAGCATTGAACATCTCGAAGATGCGATCGGGCGAGTCGGCGTCCCCGTTCCCCGAACCTTTCTTGGCCTGGGATACGAAACGGCTAAAGAAGTCTTCGTCCAGGCTTATCACACGGCGTTACCCAGGCGGTTGCACCGAAGACCGCATAGCCAATCGTCCGACCTATGCAACTGGCTTCTAGGACAGATCGAGTACTGCTACTACGTCAACAGTGTGCCTCGGCTAATCTGGGCATCAATGGTGGGATTGAACCGAGCCGAAAAGGTCCCTGAGTCTTCATCGCTTGCGTTGCAATACATCGTTCATGCCAACGATATGGCAGTGCTCGGATGGCATAAAAGAGCTGAAAGGTACTACCAAGCGGCAGCCGATCTTAGCAACCGACTCAACGACAGACGACTTGCAGCGGTCACCGTTAGCCATCATTCACTCGGCAATTTTGCCGCTGCTGACTTTAAAGACGGCGTCACCAAGGCTCGCAAAGCAATCATCCAACTGTCGCGTTTAGGAGATGCGTTCGAGGCCCATGCCGCTCAGATATTTCTGTCGCTGAACCTTTACCACCTAGGAGACCTAGCCGCAGCGACGAAGGCCGCCGAAGAAGAGCTTCAATCTTGCCTACGGCACGAACATCACTATATGGGATCTATCGCGCATTCGATCCTGATGAGAAGCAGCCGTGGCCAGTATCCGCTTGAACGATACGCCAATGCGTTCCCCGACGCACCCGGCCACTGGGTTGCTCGGATCACGTCGTTGATGGCGGAAGGCTATTGGTGCCAAGCAAACGAACAAACTGAAACTTCTGTGGCAAAGTTTGATGAAGCCTGGGAAATCTGCAAAACATATCAGTGCCTCACAACATTCAACTTTTCAATCGCAGGCGATCGAGCTACCGCGATTCGCCACCATGCAGAAACACTTGAAGCCGCCGGAGAAGATTCGAGGGAAGTTCGCAGGAAATGGCGGCAGGCCGCAAAATCAGCGAACCGACTTTCGTGGATCCTTGCCCCACAACGTCCACAGGCCCTTCGCGAAATGGGCTTGATCTACGCCTCGACAGGTCGCACTAAGAAAGCTCTGCATTATCTTTCGCGAAGCTGCATCGTTGCGGAAAAACAAAATGCACGGTACGAGTATCTCGTTTCCAAAGTATTGCAGCGTCAATTGGAACGCGATCAAGGCAAGTCAGTGCCCGAAACTGAGATTGGCAATCTTCGACAAGAAATCGAGGCGATCCACGTTTCGATATCCGACGCGGTCGCGATCTCAAGCCAAGGTTTCCGGACACAATAG
- a CDS encoding rhamnogalacturonan acetylesterase: MTFQLARTCLALLIAVGIHTAGTAQEAPRQSSASVATNESHQFNRAADAIAERSVLRFDFTDAPVSDGVFACRPDEPFSPSKGFGFIQTRSLLADNTVVFALAMREGNYAVTVRFGDSQKSTSTTVKAEARRLMLENVETMPGEFVSRTFSVNVRQPEITPGQFTKLNRRELGPPRHRDWDELLTFEFGGARAKVASLEIRSAPEITTVFVAGDSTVTDQQNEPYAGWGQMLPRFFGPSVAVSNQAESGLALTSFEYQRRLEKLLSMMKPGDYVLIQFGHNDQKDKRKEAGPFTTYKSKLIEFVKAVREQKGIPILVTSMERLRMDDEGNQTPTLADYAAAARQAGAEMEVPVVDLNAMSLEFYASLGPKRATKAFVFYPAGTFPGQDQSLSDRSHHNSYGAYQLARCVVQGIRDKVPSLAMHLREDTTSFDPKSPDDPDSFSLPTSPIIRPPTKPAGN, from the coding sequence ATGACTTTTCAGCTCGCCCGTACTTGTCTAGCCCTGCTGATTGCTGTTGGCATTCACACCGCCGGCACTGCACAAGAGGCTCCAAGGCAAAGCTCTGCTTCAGTCGCCACCAACGAATCGCATCAATTCAATAGAGCGGCCGATGCGATCGCTGAGCGATCAGTATTGCGATTCGATTTCACCGATGCACCTGTGTCAGACGGCGTCTTCGCTTGCCGGCCTGACGAACCCTTTTCACCATCAAAAGGCTTTGGGTTTATCCAAACTCGATCCTTATTAGCGGACAACACAGTCGTGTTTGCCCTCGCAATGCGAGAAGGCAACTATGCCGTCACCGTTCGTTTTGGAGACAGCCAAAAATCCACATCGACAACCGTGAAAGCGGAAGCACGGCGATTGATGCTCGAAAACGTCGAAACGATGCCAGGGGAGTTCGTTTCCCGAACGTTTTCCGTCAACGTACGACAACCGGAAATTACCCCCGGTCAATTCACGAAATTGAATCGTCGTGAATTGGGCCCGCCACGGCATCGAGACTGGGACGAACTACTGACCTTCGAATTCGGTGGCGCGCGAGCAAAGGTGGCTTCACTTGAGATCCGTTCGGCTCCCGAGATCACCACCGTCTTTGTTGCGGGAGATTCCACGGTGACCGATCAACAGAATGAGCCTTACGCCGGATGGGGACAAATGCTTCCACGTTTCTTCGGCCCCAGTGTCGCAGTCTCCAACCAAGCGGAATCCGGCCTGGCGCTCACATCCTTCGAATACCAGCGTCGCTTAGAAAAGCTACTAAGCATGATGAAGCCGGGAGACTACGTTCTGATTCAGTTCGGGCACAACGATCAAAAAGACAAGCGAAAGGAAGCCGGTCCCTTCACGACTTACAAATCCAAGCTGATTGAGTTTGTGAAAGCCGTTCGCGAGCAGAAAGGGATACCCATTCTGGTCACTTCGATGGAACGTCTACGCATGGATGACGAAGGGAACCAAACCCCTACGCTCGCTGACTATGCAGCAGCCGCACGACAGGCGGGGGCCGAAATGGAAGTTCCGGTTGTGGATCTGAATGCGATGAGCCTCGAATTCTATGCTTCACTCGGGCCGAAACGAGCGACGAAGGCGTTTGTGTTTTATCCCGCAGGCACTTTTCCTGGACAAGACCAATCACTCAGTGATCGATCGCACCACAACTCGTATGGTGCTTACCAGCTGGCACGTTGTGTGGTGCAGGGAATTCGCGACAAAGTCCCAAGCCTTGCGATGCACCTGAGAGAAGACACGACAAGTTTCGATCCAAAATCACCAGATGACCCCGACAGCTTTTCGCTACCCACCAGCCCAATCATCCGTCCCCCGACGAAACCCGCGGGCAACTGA